CCGGGCGCAGTCCAGCCGCTGCCCGGATCTTCACAGGAGAGGGGCCAACGTCTGTGACGACCCGACTCGCAGGTGACCTGATCGTCCTCACCCCGGTGGCACGCGTCTTCGGCGCGGACGCCATCGCCCTGCTCCGACGCCTCGCCGCCGCAGGCGTACGGGCCGACGTCAGCGAGAGGACACCGTATGAACGTGAGGGCGGCCGGTGAGCAGGAACCGCAGCCGCGCCACCCCCGGCGTTTCCCCCGTGAGCACCGACCGCCCGGATCTGTCCTTCACCGCGTTCCACCAGATGAACCGGGCCAGCTACGTCCGCTACGCCGAGACCTACCTCCGCCACCGCCAGGACGCCGAAGAGGCCATCGACAGCGCCTTCGAGCACCTGCTTCGCACCTGGGACCAGGTCCTGCTCACGGAGAACCCCGCCGCCTACGCCTGGACCATCACGCGGAACAAGGTCATCGACCACGCCCGTGCCCGCACCCGCCGGCCCCCGCTGATCGAGGACGCGGCCTTCGACACCGTCGCCCTGCGCGATGCCGTCGACCCCATCGGCCAGATCACCGAATCCCTCACCCTCTTCCGCGCCCTGCGCCGGCTCACCGACCGCCAGCAGGACGTCATGGTGATGACCTTCCTCCACGGCATGAACGCGACCGAGGTGGCCGCCGTACTGGGCATGAGCAGCCCCACTGTCCGCTCCACGGTCCGTCACTCCCTGCGCCGCCTGCGGGAGATCCTGGGGCCCGACCGCACCATGGAAGGACGGCGATGACCCCGCACATCGACGCATTCCTCTCACGAGCCCGCCTCGCATCCGCCCCCTACACCCAGGACGACATCGACGCGGCCGAAGCCCGCGTCCTCGCCCGCCTCAGCACACCCGCCCCGGCCGTCGTCCCGGCGGCCGCGGGCTCCACCACCGTCGAGGAGCCGACCGCGCTGGAGGCGGCCCAGGACCTCCAGACCCTCTGCGAAACCGTCGTCACCCGCACCACCGCTCTGCGGACCCTGCGCACCTTTCTCACTCCTCAGCTTCCGGAGCCCCCCGGCGCCCGCGTCCTGGGCTGTATCCTCCAGCTCGCCGAGTCCGAGGAGAACGCACGCTTCTGGTGGCAGTACGCCGCCGGGGCCGGCGACCCCGCCGCCTCCTACTGCCTCTACCTCCATCACCGCGCCCTCGGTGAACACGCCCCCGCCCGGTGGTGGCACGAACAGACCGAACTTCTCCAGAACACCCCTTCGACCGACGTGCCCGTCACACCCGGCGGGGGGCCGGGTACCGAACCCGACGCTGTCCCGGACGCCGTCACCGCCGCACTCAACGCCGTCTCCACCACGGACGCGAGCTTCCTGCCGACCGCCCTGCGCATCCTCGGTGCCCTGCGAACCGGGCCCGCCCCCGTCCCGGCCGTCGTCGGTGCCGTCCTCGACTACGCACCCGCCGCCGTCGGCTACATCGACGGCCTCGACCTCCCTCTCACCGACCCCGACTTCACCGACCACATCCGCACCCTCATCGCCACCGAACACACCCCCAACCGCACGCACACCCGCCTGCAGCCCCGACCCAAGACGTCCCAGCCCCAGATCGCGACCGCCCGCCGCCACTGCACCTGGGCATGGGGATGGGGATGAACGAACCGTACGTGGCGGCTGGAAAGGGCCCTGATCCGCTCGCAGGACCCGGGCGCCGCGCTTCGGTATGGACTGCTCGCCCGGATGTACATCGTCCTGGACCACGCCGCAC
The nucleotide sequence above comes from Streptomyces sp. NBC_01116. Encoded proteins:
- a CDS encoding sigma-70 family RNA polymerase sigma factor, translated to MSTDRPDLSFTAFHQMNRASYVRYAETYLRHRQDAEEAIDSAFEHLLRTWDQVLLTENPAAYAWTITRNKVIDHARARTRRPPLIEDAAFDTVALRDAVDPIGQITESLTLFRALRRLTDRQQDVMVMTFLHGMNATEVAAVLGMSSPTVRSTVRHSLRRLREILGPDRTMEGRR